One segment of Eschrichtius robustus isolate mEscRob2 chromosome 3, mEscRob2.pri, whole genome shotgun sequence DNA contains the following:
- the LOC137761265 gene encoding histone H3: MARTKQTARKSTGGKAPRKQLATKAARKSAPATGGVKKPHRYRPGTVALREIRRYQKSTELLIRKLPFQRLVREIAQDFKTDLRFQSSAVMALQEASEAYLVGLFEDTNLCAIHAKRVTIMPKDIQLARRIRGERA; this comes from the coding sequence ATGGCCCGTACAAAGCAGACTGCCCGCAAGTCGACCGGTGGCAAGGCCCCGCGGAAGCAGTTGGCCACCAAGGCGGCCCGCAAGAGCGCGCCGGCCACCGGCGGCGTCAAGAAGCCGCACCGCTACCGGCCGGGCACCGTGGCCCTGCGCGAGATCCGGCGCTACCAGAAGTCGACCGAGCTGCTGATCCGCAAGCTGCCCTTCCAGCGGCTAGTGCGCGAGATCGCGCAGGACTTCAAGACTGACCTGCGCTTCCAGAGCTCGGCCGTGATGGCGCTGCAGGAGGCGAGCGAGGCCTACCTGGTGGGGCTGTTTGAAGACACGAACCTGTGCGCTATCCACGCCAAGCGCGTGACCATTATGCCCAAAGACATCCAGCTGGCCCGCCGCATCCGCGGGGAGCGGGCTTAA